One Mesorhizobium sp. J428 DNA segment encodes these proteins:
- a CDS encoding AMP nucleosidase has product MEKRIYPKPIETVVTPEPFARQSFTDAREAVQLLRHLYERNTAFLRESFASLAKDQPLRRFRAFYPEVRISTSSYAQIDSRYAYGHMYDPGHYSTTITRPDLFETYLVDQLGLIMRNHGVPVTIAESETPIPLHFAFLEGTHVEGSIADRLMRPLRDIFDVPDLNATDDLIANGTYEPAPGEPMPLAPFTAQRIDYSLHRLSHYTATSPNHFQNFVLFTNYQFYIDEFCNHARELMVNGGGGYEAFVEPGNLITQAGESGPSEGSHPPRLPQMPAYHLVKPGHSGITMVNIGVGPSNAKTITDHIAVLRPHAWLMLGHCAGLRNTQALGDYVLAHAYVREDHVLDDDLPVWVPIPALAEVQVALQEAVAEVTGLSGFELKRIMRTGTVATIDNRNWELRDQRGPVQRLSQSRAIGLDMESATIAANGFRFRVPYGTLLCVSDKPLHGELKLPGMATEFYKRQVAQHLTIGIRAVEKLAAMPPERLHSRKLRSFSETAFQ; this is encoded by the coding sequence ATGGAAAAGAGAATCTATCCCAAGCCGATCGAAACAGTCGTCACCCCGGAGCCGTTCGCCCGGCAGAGTTTCACCGACGCTCGCGAGGCGGTGCAGCTCCTGCGCCACCTCTACGAGCGCAACACCGCCTTCCTGCGCGAGTCCTTCGCGAGCCTCGCCAAGGACCAGCCTCTGCGCCGGTTCCGGGCCTTCTATCCCGAGGTGAGGATTTCGACCTCGTCCTACGCGCAGATCGACTCCCGCTACGCCTACGGCCACATGTATGACCCGGGGCACTATTCGACCACCATCACCCGGCCGGACCTGTTCGAGACCTATCTCGTCGATCAGCTCGGGCTGATCATGCGCAATCACGGCGTGCCGGTGACGATCGCCGAATCCGAGACGCCGATACCGCTCCACTTCGCCTTCCTCGAAGGCACGCATGTGGAAGGCTCAATCGCCGACCGGCTGATGCGGCCGCTGCGCGACATCTTCGACGTGCCGGACCTCAACGCGACCGACGACCTGATCGCCAACGGAACCTACGAGCCGGCGCCGGGCGAACCGATGCCGCTCGCGCCCTTCACCGCACAGCGCATCGACTATTCGCTGCACCGCCTGTCGCACTACACGGCGACCAGCCCCAACCATTTCCAGAATTTCGTCCTGTTCACCAACTACCAGTTCTACATCGACGAGTTCTGCAATCACGCCCGCGAGCTGATGGTCAACGGCGGCGGCGGATACGAAGCGTTCGTCGAGCCGGGCAACCTGATCACGCAGGCGGGTGAATCCGGGCCATCCGAAGGCTCGCACCCGCCTCGCCTGCCGCAGATGCCGGCCTATCACCTCGTCAAGCCCGGGCATTCCGGCATCACGATGGTCAATATCGGCGTCGGGCCGTCCAACGCCAAGACGATTACCGACCATATCGCGGTGCTGAGGCCGCATGCCTGGCTGATGCTCGGCCACTGCGCCGGCCTGCGCAACACGCAGGCGCTCGGCGACTACGTGCTGGCGCATGCCTATGTGCGCGAGGACCACGTGCTCGACGACGACCTGCCGGTCTGGGTGCCGATCCCGGCGCTGGCCGAGGTGCAGGTGGCGCTGCAGGAGGCGGTGGCCGAGGTGACCGGCCTCTCCGGCTTCGAGCTCAAGCGCATCATGCGCACCGGCACGGTCGCGACGATCGACAACCGCAACTGGGAGCTGCGCGACCAGCGCGGGCCGGTCCAGCGCCTGTCGCAGTCGCGCGCGATCGGCCTCGACATGGAATCCGCCACCATCGCTGCCAACGGGTTCCGCTTCCGGGTGCCCTACGGCACGCTGCTGTGCGTCTCCGACAAGCCGCTGCACGGCGAGCTGAAACTGCCCGGCATGGCGACGGAGTTCTACAAGCGCCAGGTAGCCCAGCACCTCACCATCGGCATCAGGGCCGTGGAAAAGCTCGCCGCGATGCCGCCCGAACGGCTGCATTCACGCAAGCTGAGGAGCTTCTCCGAGACCGCGTTCCAATAG
- a CDS encoding DUF2147 domain-containing protein gives MYRIAMATAAATLMMAGAALADPIEGTWKRPNGTLIQYAGSGGNFCGTVLTGEYKGKSIGCMKGADGSYKGKVNKLDEGKTYNGKASVKGNTLSLSGCVLGGVICKSESLTRQ, from the coding sequence ATGTATCGAATTGCAATGGCGACGGCCGCGGCAACGCTGATGATGGCCGGCGCTGCGCTCGCGGACCCCATCGAAGGCACCTGGAAGCGGCCGAACGGTACGCTTATCCAATATGCCGGCTCCGGCGGCAATTTCTGCGGCACGGTGCTGACCGGCGAATACAAGGGCAAGTCGATCGGCTGCATGAAGGGCGCCGACGGCTCCTACAAGGGCAAGGTCAACAAGCTCGACGAAGGCAAGACCTACAACGGCAAGGCCTCCGTGAAGGGCAATACGCTGTCGCTGTCCGGCTGCGTCCTCGGCGGGGTGATCTGCAAGTCGGAAAGCCTGACCCGGCAGTAG